In one Maniola jurtina chromosome 13, ilManJurt1.1, whole genome shotgun sequence genomic region, the following are encoded:
- the LOC123871452 gene encoding NAD-dependent protein deacylase Sirt4 → MFNVIVRQKHFIRQIAFVPAYKPPDEKDFQKLRNFLHKHDKFLILTGAGISTESGIPDYRSEEVGLYARSNHKPIQYQEFVKYPKVRQRYWARNFVGWPKFSSVQPNSTHYAIRELEKVGKVTTVVTQNVDRLHHKAGSQNVIELHGTGYIVKCMNCPYEIDRFEMQEILLKSNPSMQSSFNMIRPDGDVELSKEQVERFRTPLCPVCEGPLKPDIIFFGDNVPKERVEKVRNQVSASDAVFVLGSSLTVYSSYRIVLQAKEENKEVAVLNIGPTRADNIVDLKISTKCGEILTDLTHSLCT, encoded by the exons ATGTTTAATGTTATTGTTCGGCAAAAGCATTTTATTCGACAAATAGCGTTTGTTCCCGCCTATAAACCGCCAGACGagaaggattttcaaaaactgcgtaattttcttcataaGCACGATAAGTTTCTCATTTTAACAGGTGCTGGAATATCTACGGAATCAG GTATCCCAGATTATCGGTCTGAAGAGGTTGGTTTATATGCACGCAGCAATCACAAGCCAATTCAGTACCAAGAATTTGTAAAGTACCCAAAAGTAAGGCAAAGGTATTGGGCAAGAAATTTTGTGGGTTGGCCAAAGTTTAGTTCTGTACAACCAAACTCTACACACTATGCTATTAGAGAATTGGAAAAG GTTGGAAAGGTAACCACTGTGGTGACTCAAAATGTTGATAGGCTGCATCACAAGGCGGGCTCACAAAATGTCATAGAACTTCATGGAACTGGCTATATTGTGAAGTGTATGAACTGCCCTTATGAAATAGACAGGTTTGAAATGCAGGAAATATTACTGAAAAGCAACCCTAGTATGCAGAGCAGTTTCAATATGATAAGGCCAGATGGAGATGTAGAGTTATCCAAG GAGCAGGTGGAGAGATTTCGAACACCACTGTGTCCAGTCTGTGAAGGTCCTTTAAAACCTGATATCATATTCTTTGGTGATAATGTTCCCAAAGAAAGAGTAGAAAAAGTGAGAAACCAGGTATCAGCCAGTGATGCTGTTTTTGTACTAGGATCAAGTTTAACTGTATATTCAAGTTATAGAATAGTTTTGCAAGCCaaagaagaaaataaagaaGTTGCAGTCCTAAACATTGGACCAACGAGAGCTGACAATATAGTGGATTTGAAAATATCAACAAAATGTGGAGAGATTTTAACAGATCTTACACATTCACTATGTACCTGA
- the LOC123871456 gene encoding elongator complex protein 5, with product MALFKLKAATCILIEDDYNKNVLPLISELVDNSGNQEAVKILCYDQPACVWQNVFTGNSLQCFKDSELNEWLKPSTVKCIYIIDSVNQMILDVGWNNCIKYIRSVFTNSLVVKLILILHRDCLINSKIQIQLNHLANAVVSYDEKKHNIVRVQSKKGSKFFKSEECLSLDTLTSTLKLTPVVKEVLRVDELEKVLPNELSTFKIEIDQIQQLEKNKLKLPYMSKINEGQGKVYYEPDAVDDWDDEDPDDDLDI from the coding sequence ATGGcactatttaaattaaaggCTGCTACCTGTATTTTAATAGAAGATGACTATAACAAAAATGTACTTCCACTAATTTCTGAATTAGTTGATAATTCCGGAAATCAAGAGGCTGTGAAGATACTGTGCTATGACCAACCTGCCTGCGTCTGGCAAAACGTTTTTACAGGAAACTCACTTCAGTGCTTCAAAGATTCGGAGTTGAATGAGTGGCTAAAACCATCTACTGTTAAGTGTATTTATATCATTGATTCAGTAAATCAAATGATATTAGATGTTGGCTGGAACAACTGCATCAAATACATAAGGAGTGtgtttacaaattctttagtggtgaaacttattttaattttgcatcGAGATTGTCTAATAAATTCCAAAATACAGATACAGCTAAATCATCTAGCGAATGCTGTTGTGTCATATGATGAAAAAAAGCACAATATAGTGAGAGTTCAAAGTAAAAAGGGtagtaaattttttaaaagtgaAGAGTGTCTTTCACTTGACACTTTGACTTCCACTTTAAAACTGACACCTGTGGTTAAGGAAGTTTTAAGAGTTGATGAGCTGGAAAAAGTTTTGCCGAATGAATTATCAACATTTAAGATAGAAATAGACCAAATCCAGCAACTGGAGAAAAACAAATTGAAATTGCCCTATATGAGTAAAATTAATGAGGGACAAGGTAAAGTTTATTATGAGCCAGATGCAGTTGATGACTGGGATGATGAGGACCCTGATGATGACCTAGATATATGA
- the LOC123871451 gene encoding eukaryotic translation initiation factor 4H isoform X1, producing MRAVRAQLLFHSMFLNMAGRSGFDDGNLRDFGGGRRTAGGRPLPTEPPYKAYVGNLPSGIIQGDINRIFPDLSIKNVRLVMDRETDKFKGFCYVEFEFLEDLVKAIELNGALNVDGNFIKIDVAEEKRSGGGGFDRGRRDGRDGGRDGGRGGGGGGFRRDGGRGTYEHFDAAERRAPRTQGGGFTQESTLDRERGEQRGSGGTSGERWNEQRGERWSERGGRGGSEEARSGDWGRMGRSGAPPAPRQAPRRNFDDMPAPPRSDTSGRPKLALAPRTVKEPVNSLAATSQASSIFGGARPREEKLKEMANE from the exons ATGCGCGCCGTGCGCGCGCAGTTATTATTCCATTCCATGTTTCTAAACATGGCAGGTCGTAGTGGGTTTGACGATGGTAATCTGAG GGACTTCGGAGGCGGCCGAAGGACGGCGGGCGGGCGCCCGCTCCCGACTGAGCCCCCTTACAAGGCCTATGTTGGAAATTTACCCTCTGGCATCATTCAAGGCGATATTAACAGAATCTTTCCA gaCTTATCTATTAAAAATGTGAGGCTGGTTATGGATAGAGAAACAGACAAATTCAAAGGCTTCTGCTATGTGGAATTTGAATTTTTGGAAGATTTGGTTAAGGCAATTGAACTGAACGGTGCTCTCAATGTAGATGGTAACTTTATCAAAATCGATGTTGCTGAAGAAAAAAGAAGCGG GGGGGGCGGCTTCGACCGCGGGCGCCGCGACGGACGCGACGGCGGGCGCGatggcgggcgcggcggcggcggtggcggaTTCCGGCGCGACGGCGGCCGCGGTACGTACGAGCACTTCGACGCGGCCGAGCGCCGCGCGCCTCGCACGCAGGGTGGCGGGTTCACACAGG AGTCGACATTAGATCGCGAGCGGGGAGAGCAACGCGGAAGCGGCGGCACGAGCGGCGAGCGGTGGAACGAGCAGCGCGGCGAACGGTGGAGcgagcgcggcgggcgcggcggctcGGAGGAGGCGCGCAGCGGGGACTGGGGCCGCATGGGCCGCTCGGgtgcgccgcccgcgccgcgccaGGCGCCCCGCCGCAACTTCGACGACATGCCCGCTCCGCCAAGATCAG ACACATCGGGCAGGCCGAAACTGGCGTTGGCGCCGCGGACGGTGAAGGAGCCGGTGAACTCGCTGGCGGCGACCAGTCAGGCCTCATCAATATTCGGCGGCGCGCGGCCGCGGGAGGAGAAACTCAAAGAGATGGCGAACGAGTAA
- the LOC123871451 gene encoding eukaryotic translation initiation factor 4H isoform X3, giving the protein MRAVRAQLLFHSMFLNMAGRSGFDDGNLRDFGGGRRTAGGRPLPTEPPYKAYVGNLPSGIIQGDINRIFPDLSIKNVRLVMDRETDKFKGFCYVEFEFLEDLVKAIELNGALNVDGNFIKIDVAEEKRSGGGGFDRGRRDGRDGGRDGGRGGGGGGFRRDGGRESTLDRERGEQRGSGGTSGERWNEQRGERWSERGGRGGSEEARSGDWGRMGRSGAPPAPRQAPRRNFDDMPAPPRSDTSGRPKLALAPRTVKEPVNSLAATSQASSIFGGARPREEKLKEMANE; this is encoded by the exons ATGCGCGCCGTGCGCGCGCAGTTATTATTCCATTCCATGTTTCTAAACATGGCAGGTCGTAGTGGGTTTGACGATGGTAATCTGAG GGACTTCGGAGGCGGCCGAAGGACGGCGGGCGGGCGCCCGCTCCCGACTGAGCCCCCTTACAAGGCCTATGTTGGAAATTTACCCTCTGGCATCATTCAAGGCGATATTAACAGAATCTTTCCA gaCTTATCTATTAAAAATGTGAGGCTGGTTATGGATAGAGAAACAGACAAATTCAAAGGCTTCTGCTATGTGGAATTTGAATTTTTGGAAGATTTGGTTAAGGCAATTGAACTGAACGGTGCTCTCAATGTAGATGGTAACTTTATCAAAATCGATGTTGCTGAAGAAAAAAGAAGCGG GGGGGGCGGCTTCGACCGCGGGCGCCGCGACGGACGCGACGGCGGGCGCGatggcgggcgcggcggcggcggtggcggaTTCCGGCGCGACGGCGGCCGCG AGTCGACATTAGATCGCGAGCGGGGAGAGCAACGCGGAAGCGGCGGCACGAGCGGCGAGCGGTGGAACGAGCAGCGCGGCGAACGGTGGAGcgagcgcggcgggcgcggcggctcGGAGGAGGCGCGCAGCGGGGACTGGGGCCGCATGGGCCGCTCGGgtgcgccgcccgcgccgcgccaGGCGCCCCGCCGCAACTTCGACGACATGCCCGCTCCGCCAAGATCAG ACACATCGGGCAGGCCGAAACTGGCGTTGGCGCCGCGGACGGTGAAGGAGCCGGTGAACTCGCTGGCGGCGACCAGTCAGGCCTCATCAATATTCGGCGGCGCGCGGCCGCGGGAGGAGAAACTCAAAGAGATGGCGAACGAGTAA
- the LOC123871451 gene encoding eukaryotic translation initiation factor 4H isoform X4: MRAVRAQLLFHSMFLNMAGRSGFDDGNLRDFGGGRRTAGGRPLPTEPPYKAYVGNLPSGIIQGDINRIFPDLSIKNVRLVMDRETDKFKGFCYVEFEFLEDLVKAIELNGALNVDGNFIKIDVAEEKRSGGGGFDRGRRDGRDGGRDGGRGGGGGGFRRDGGRDRERGEQRGSGGTSGERWNEQRGERWSERGGRGGSEEARSGDWGRMGRSGAPPAPRQAPRRNFDDMPAPPRSDTSGRPKLALAPRTVKEPVNSLAATSQASSIFGGARPREEKLKEMANE, from the exons ATGCGCGCCGTGCGCGCGCAGTTATTATTCCATTCCATGTTTCTAAACATGGCAGGTCGTAGTGGGTTTGACGATGGTAATCTGAG GGACTTCGGAGGCGGCCGAAGGACGGCGGGCGGGCGCCCGCTCCCGACTGAGCCCCCTTACAAGGCCTATGTTGGAAATTTACCCTCTGGCATCATTCAAGGCGATATTAACAGAATCTTTCCA gaCTTATCTATTAAAAATGTGAGGCTGGTTATGGATAGAGAAACAGACAAATTCAAAGGCTTCTGCTATGTGGAATTTGAATTTTTGGAAGATTTGGTTAAGGCAATTGAACTGAACGGTGCTCTCAATGTAGATGGTAACTTTATCAAAATCGATGTTGCTGAAGAAAAAAGAAGCGG GGGGGGCGGCTTCGACCGCGGGCGCCGCGACGGACGCGACGGCGGGCGCGatggcgggcgcggcggcggcggtggcggaTTCCGGCGCGACGGCGGCCGCG ATCGCGAGCGGGGAGAGCAACGCGGAAGCGGCGGCACGAGCGGCGAGCGGTGGAACGAGCAGCGCGGCGAACGGTGGAGcgagcgcggcgggcgcggcggctcGGAGGAGGCGCGCAGCGGGGACTGGGGCCGCATGGGCCGCTCGGgtgcgccgcccgcgccgcgccaGGCGCCCCGCCGCAACTTCGACGACATGCCCGCTCCGCCAAGATCAG ACACATCGGGCAGGCCGAAACTGGCGTTGGCGCCGCGGACGGTGAAGGAGCCGGTGAACTCGCTGGCGGCGACCAGTCAGGCCTCATCAATATTCGGCGGCGCGCGGCCGCGGGAGGAGAAACTCAAAGAGATGGCGAACGAGTAA
- the LOC123871451 gene encoding eukaryotic translation initiation factor 4H isoform X2, which yields MRAVRAQLLFHSMFLNMAGRSGFDDGNLRDFGGGRRTAGGRPLPTEPPYKAYVGNLPSGIIQGDINRIFPDLSIKNVRLVMDRETDKFKGFCYVEFEFLEDLVKAIELNGALNVDGNFIKIDVAEEKRSGGGGFDRGRRDGRDGGRDGGRGGGGGGFRRDGGRGTYEHFDAAERRAPRTQGGGFTQDRERGEQRGSGGTSGERWNEQRGERWSERGGRGGSEEARSGDWGRMGRSGAPPAPRQAPRRNFDDMPAPPRSDTSGRPKLALAPRTVKEPVNSLAATSQASSIFGGARPREEKLKEMANE from the exons ATGCGCGCCGTGCGCGCGCAGTTATTATTCCATTCCATGTTTCTAAACATGGCAGGTCGTAGTGGGTTTGACGATGGTAATCTGAG GGACTTCGGAGGCGGCCGAAGGACGGCGGGCGGGCGCCCGCTCCCGACTGAGCCCCCTTACAAGGCCTATGTTGGAAATTTACCCTCTGGCATCATTCAAGGCGATATTAACAGAATCTTTCCA gaCTTATCTATTAAAAATGTGAGGCTGGTTATGGATAGAGAAACAGACAAATTCAAAGGCTTCTGCTATGTGGAATTTGAATTTTTGGAAGATTTGGTTAAGGCAATTGAACTGAACGGTGCTCTCAATGTAGATGGTAACTTTATCAAAATCGATGTTGCTGAAGAAAAAAGAAGCGG GGGGGGCGGCTTCGACCGCGGGCGCCGCGACGGACGCGACGGCGGGCGCGatggcgggcgcggcggcggcggtggcggaTTCCGGCGCGACGGCGGCCGCGGTACGTACGAGCACTTCGACGCGGCCGAGCGCCGCGCGCCTCGCACGCAGGGTGGCGGGTTCACACAGG ATCGCGAGCGGGGAGAGCAACGCGGAAGCGGCGGCACGAGCGGCGAGCGGTGGAACGAGCAGCGCGGCGAACGGTGGAGcgagcgcggcgggcgcggcggctcGGAGGAGGCGCGCAGCGGGGACTGGGGCCGCATGGGCCGCTCGGgtgcgccgcccgcgccgcgccaGGCGCCCCGCCGCAACTTCGACGACATGCCCGCTCCGCCAAGATCAG ACACATCGGGCAGGCCGAAACTGGCGTTGGCGCCGCGGACGGTGAAGGAGCCGGTGAACTCGCTGGCGGCGACCAGTCAGGCCTCATCAATATTCGGCGGCGCGCGGCCGCGGGAGGAGAAACTCAAAGAGATGGCGAACGAGTAA